A single window of Granulicella mallensis MP5ACTX8 DNA harbors:
- the cysD gene encoding sulfate adenylyltransferase subunit CysD: MPIKTAPEENVSEVLRERLNHLQALEAESLYILREAVAEFAKPVMLYSIGKDSSVMLRLAQKAFYPGKIPFPLLHVDTSYKFPEMISFRDTYTKEIGADLIVHRNEAAIADGASPWKLGTQNCCGALKTRSLLDALEEGGFDAAFGGARRDEEKSRAKERVYSFRDGAGQWDPKNQRPELWSLYNSRLRKGESIRVFPLSNWTELDIWLYLYSEQIPIVPLYFAEERLAVVRGGSITLIHDGVRLLPGEKPELMKVRMRSLGCLPCTGAIRSDADTLPKIIEELITFRRSERENRAIDHDEEGSMELKKREGYF, translated from the coding sequence TTGCCAATCAAAACTGCTCCAGAAGAAAACGTCTCGGAGGTGCTGCGAGAGCGGCTGAACCATCTGCAGGCGCTTGAAGCCGAGAGCCTCTATATTCTGCGCGAGGCTGTCGCTGAGTTCGCGAAGCCGGTGATGCTGTACTCCATCGGCAAGGACTCGAGTGTCATGTTGCGGCTGGCGCAGAAGGCGTTTTATCCGGGCAAGATTCCGTTTCCGCTGCTGCACGTCGATACCAGCTACAAGTTCCCGGAGATGATCTCGTTTCGCGACACCTATACGAAGGAGATTGGCGCCGATCTTATCGTGCATCGCAACGAGGCGGCAATCGCCGATGGAGCCAGCCCCTGGAAGCTCGGCACGCAGAACTGCTGCGGTGCTTTAAAGACGCGGTCTCTGCTGGATGCCCTGGAAGAAGGCGGCTTCGACGCTGCTTTTGGCGGCGCGCGGCGCGATGAAGAAAAGAGCCGTGCGAAGGAGCGTGTTTACAGCTTCCGCGATGGGGCGGGGCAGTGGGACCCCAAGAACCAGCGGCCTGAGCTGTGGAGCCTCTACAACTCGCGTCTGCGCAAGGGTGAGAGCATTCGAGTCTTCCCGCTGTCGAACTGGACGGAGCTCGATATCTGGCTCTACCTCTACTCTGAGCAGATCCCTATCGTACCGCTGTACTTTGCGGAAGAGCGTCTGGCGGTTGTACGTGGCGGTTCAATCACGCTGATACACGATGGTGTACGTCTGTTGCCCGGCGAGAAGCCTGAACTGATGAAGGTGCGGATGCGTTCGCTGGGCTGCCTGCCCTGCACGGGCGCGATTCGCAGCGATGCGGACACGCTGCCGAAGATTATCGAGGAGCTGATTACGTTCCGCCGCAGCGAGCGCGAGAACCGCGCGATCGATCACGATGAAGAGGGCTCCATGGAGCTGAAGAAGCGGGAGGGCTACTTCTAA
- a CDS encoding Rap1a/Tai family immunity protein: MHHPHKRKTDRPLLYSAHRLVQECRATIADYDSTRSEIGTDGEHCLGYVQGVIETATMWQVANEKTTQAQVPMFCLNPKATNEVIIRKIPIWAIEYPEDTKGSAIEFLISMLVGNYPCSKWPKGCLARADCPW, encoded by the coding sequence GTGCACCATCCTCACAAACGAAAAACGGACCGCCCACTCTTGTACAGTGCTCATCGCCTGGTACAAGAGTGTCGCGCCACAATAGCAGACTATGATTCAACGCGTTCAGAGATTGGCACTGACGGGGAACATTGCCTGGGGTATGTTCAGGGCGTTATAGAAACCGCGACTATGTGGCAGGTCGCCAATGAGAAGACTACTCAGGCCCAGGTGCCTATGTTCTGCCTAAACCCTAAGGCCACGAACGAGGTCATCATTCGCAAAATACCCATTTGGGCTATCGAATATCCAGAAGATACAAAGGGCTCAGCAATAGAATTTCTTATCAGCATGCTTGTTGGAAACTATCCCTGTTCGAAATGGCCTAAGGGCTGCTTGGCACGTGCAGATTGCCCCTGGTGA
- the cysN gene encoding sulfate adenylyltransferase subunit CysN, with the protein MSTQGLGLNDSVRETAFRAFLDAHLDQEMLRFTTAGSVDDGKSTLIGRLLHDTKSVYEDQLASIRASRVNRAGAGVVDLSLLTDGLKAEREQGITIDVAYRYFSTSKRKFIIADTPGHEQYTRNMATGASTADVAIVLIDANAFAKADGLLPQSRRHTYIASLLRIPHVVAAVNKMDLVGYSEELFQRIREEYGKLTTQLGLPSVEIIPVSALAGDNVVEPSTAMPWYTGPTLLEYLETVPLELVEAKHGPLRFPVQLVMRPDATFRGFAGRVERGEVKPGLRVKALPSGRTTRVKSIVTYDGELKSASFPQSVTLELEDEIDLSRGEMLVAEDQAPPLISTQFRAMVVWMGEDPLVVGKTYLAKHTTRTVRATVRTIRYRVDVNTTEHRDAAKLAMNDIAEVEFETSLPLFFDTYAESRGAGSLILIDAVTNATVGAAMINASIDDSESAVEHKPAFLFFQGDEAAAISFREELHHLGQRAVIVDDPLIPESTLVAVTRALQLAGVTAISARAVLSSETVASLRSSTEDHFVQGLEAARTWLEAKR; encoded by the coding sequence ATGAGCACACAGGGATTGGGTTTGAACGATAGTGTGCGCGAGACGGCCTTCCGCGCTTTTCTCGATGCACATCTCGACCAGGAGATGCTGCGCTTTACGACTGCCGGCAGCGTCGACGACGGCAAAAGCACGCTCATTGGCCGTCTGCTGCACGATACCAAGAGCGTGTATGAAGACCAGCTTGCCTCGATTCGCGCGAGCCGCGTAAACCGCGCGGGCGCAGGTGTCGTCGATCTTTCGCTGCTGACCGATGGTCTGAAAGCGGAGCGCGAGCAGGGCATTACGATCGATGTGGCCTACCGCTACTTTTCGACCTCGAAGCGGAAGTTCATCATCGCCGATACTCCCGGGCACGAGCAGTACACGCGCAATATGGCGACCGGAGCTTCCACTGCGGACGTGGCGATTGTTCTGATCGATGCGAACGCTTTCGCGAAAGCTGATGGCTTGTTGCCGCAGTCGCGCCGCCACACGTATATCGCCAGCCTGCTGCGGATTCCACATGTGGTGGCGGCGGTGAACAAGATGGATCTCGTCGGTTACTCCGAAGAACTGTTCCAGCGTATTCGCGAGGAGTACGGCAAGCTCACTACGCAGCTCGGTCTGCCGAGTGTGGAGATCATTCCCGTAAGCGCGCTGGCTGGCGACAATGTCGTGGAGCCTTCAACGGCCATGCCGTGGTACACCGGTCCCACGCTGCTGGAGTATCTGGAGACGGTGCCGCTGGAACTCGTTGAGGCCAAGCATGGGCCGCTGCGTTTTCCAGTGCAACTGGTCATGCGGCCCGATGCGACCTTTCGCGGATTTGCCGGACGCGTTGAACGCGGTGAGGTGAAGCCCGGCCTGCGGGTGAAGGCCTTGCCGAGCGGGCGTACTACGCGTGTGAAGAGCATCGTGACCTATGACGGCGAGTTGAAGTCCGCGAGCTTTCCGCAGAGCGTGACCCTGGAGCTTGAGGACGAGATCGATCTCAGCCGCGGCGAGATGCTGGTGGCGGAAGATCAGGCGCCGCCGCTCATCAGCACGCAGTTTCGCGCGATGGTGGTGTGGATGGGCGAAGACCCGCTCGTCGTGGGCAAGACCTACCTGGCCAAACACACGACCCGTACTGTGCGTGCGACCGTGCGGACGATTCGCTATCGCGTGGACGTGAACACGACCGAGCATCGCGATGCGGCAAAGCTAGCAATGAATGACATCGCCGAGGTGGAGTTCGAGACCAGCCTGCCGCTGTTCTTCGATACCTATGCCGAGAGCCGCGGTGCGGGATCGTTGATCCTGATCGACGCGGTGACCAACGCCACGGTGGGCGCGGCGATGATCAACGCGTCGATAGACGACTCCGAGAGTGCTGTCGAGCACAAACCGGCCTTTCTCTTCTTCCAGGGCGATGAGGCTGCGGCCATCTCGTTCCGTGAAGAGCTGCATCATCTCGGTCAGCGGGCGGTGATCGTCGACGATCCGCTGATTCCCGAGAGCACCTTGGTAG